The genomic region TATTCTTTATATTGTTGTCTATCGCGGACAAAATCTGTGGGAAAATCAATTTCCCCAGATTTTTACGCTCTTGGTAGATTTCCTTATCGCTTCCTCTTGAAAAATAGATACGTTCAAAAGAACAGGCCTTGCGCTCCGTAGGCTCCAATATTTGTTTTATGGTCAAAGTACCATCTTTCTTTATAAGTAGTGCATGGCCGGGGTCTAACTCTTTTACATTTTCATATGGTACATTGAACACGGTTTGTATTGCAGGGCGTTCCGATGCAACTACCACTATTTCATCATCCTTATAATAATAGGTAGGGCGTATACCGGCGGGATCTCGCAAGACAAAAGCATCACCATGCCCTATTAAACCTGCCATGGCATAGCCGCCGTCCCAGTTTTTTGCGGCCCTTCTCAATATTTTACCCACGTTCAGCCTTTCGGCAATAATAGGGGAAGCTTCCATTTTGGTGTGCCCTTCTTTTTTTATCTGTTTGTAGAGCTTGGCAACGGCATCATCTAAAAAGTGACCTATTTTCTCCATCACGGTAACCGTATCTGCCATTTCTTTGGGGTGCTGTCCCAATTGCACTAAATTATCAAATAGCTCGTGAACATTGGTCATGTTGAAATTTCCTGCCACGATAAGGTTACGATGCATCCAATTGTTTTGGCGTATGAACGGGTGCACGCTTTCAATACTGTTCTTTCCAAAAGTCCCATAACGCACATGGCCCAACAATAATTCGCCAATGTAGGGGATATGCCTTTTTTGAAGGGCTACATCGTCTAGATAATCTGGATTTTCTTGTAAAGCACTGTTGATTCTATTATTGATTTGGGCAAAAATATCCTGAATGGGCTGTTGTTGAATGGAGCGGACACGGCTCATGTATCTTTCTCCGGCAGCCATGTCCAACTTAATGCTCGCAAAACCAGCTCCGTCTTGGCCCCGGTTATGCTGCTTTTCCATCATCAGATACATTTTGTTAACGCCGTAGAAGGCCGTACCATATTTCTCCTTATAAAATTCAAGCGGTTTTAACAGTCTGATCAGGGAGATTCCACATTCGTGTTTAATGGCGTCGCTCATTGTTAGGTGTATTAAAAAAGCCCCAGATGTTAGGGGCAGTTGTTTTTATGCTAATTGAATATCAAATTGTGTCAATTGTTTAAATTGATGCAACCTTTCATCTACCTCTTCTTTTTCTAGGCTTTCCATGCGCTCTGTACCAAATCGTTCAACACAGAACGATGCCAAATTGGAACCGTGTATTACGGCATTCTTCATATTCTCAAAGGTAATATTTTCAGAGGCGGCCAAAAAACCGGAAAAACCACCTGCAAACGTATCGCCTGCACCTGTGGGGTCAAAAACCTCTTCCAAGGGCAAGGCGGGAGCAAAGAATATATTACCGTTGTGAAACAACAATGCGCCATGTTCCCCTTTTTTTATGACCACATATTCTGGACCCATTGTATGTATTTTCTGTGCTGCCTTCACTAGGGAATATTCGCCCGTTAATTGCCTAGCCTCCTCGTCATTGATGGTAATAACGTCTATATGTTGAATCACCTCTAAAAGTTCAGGTAAGGCATTATCCATCCAAAAGTTCATGGTATCCAAAACTATAAGTTTTGGTTTGGTCTCCATTTGGTCGATAACGCTCATCTGAATGCTGGGGTGCAGGTTTCCCAACATAATGACATCGGCGTTCTTGTATGCTTTGGGGACAATGGGATTGAAATCCGCCAGCGTATTCAGTTCAGTAACAAGAGTATCCCTAGAATTGAGGTCATTGTGATATTTGCCTTTCCAAAAAAAGGTTTTACCTCCTTTGACAATCTCAATGCCTGAAATATCGATATTTCTTCTTGTAAGAACCTGCAAATATTCCTGTGGCAAATCTTCTCCCACGACAGAAACTATGGCAGAGTCTACATGAAATTGTGAAGCGGCCAAACCTATGAATGTTGCGGCACCTCCCAATATTTTATCCGTTTTTCCGAACGGTGTCTCTATTTCATCAAATGCGACGGTACCTACAATTAAAAGTTTACCCATGAGGCAGCAAGAATTTTTTGCAAAGATACGGTATTGCAATACTAATCCTAAATACCTTAAATCAAATTTATTTTCTCCCAAAATCCGCAGGAATCTCGCCCCATGCCTTGGTCTCCCATTTTACGATTGGGGTATCGTACGTATTAGACTTTAGCCATTGTAAGGCTCTGCGTATCAAATCAAAAAGCACCCTGTTTTTTGATGTTTCCTTGAGTTTGGTATTACAAGTCCGTTTTCGTACCCAGCTCATGGCTGTGCGGGAATCTGTATAAATTATCCTATCGCTTTTCTGTTCTTTTAAAAAAGCCAGCCCATGCACAATAGCCAAGAATTCGCCAATGTTATTGGTGCCTTCTTCAAAAGGTCCCTGTTTAAAAAGTTTTTTTCCTGTTTTGGTATCAACGCCTTGATATTCCATTATACCAGGGTTGCCGCTA from Costertonia aggregata harbors:
- a CDS encoding amidophosphoribosyltransferase, whose protein sequence is MSDAIKHECGISLIRLLKPLEFYKEKYGTAFYGVNKMYLMMEKQHNRGQDGAGFASIKLDMAAGERYMSRVRSIQQQPIQDIFAQINNRINSALQENPDYLDDVALQKRHIPYIGELLLGHVRYGTFGKNSIESVHPFIRQNNWMHRNLIVAGNFNMTNVHELFDNLVQLGQHPKEMADTVTVMEKIGHFLDDAVAKLYKQIKKEGHTKMEASPIIAERLNVGKILRRAAKNWDGGYAMAGLIGHGDAFVLRDPAGIRPTYYYKDDEIVVVASERPAIQTVFNVPYENVKELDPGHALLIKKDGTLTIKQILEPTERKACSFERIYFSRGSDKEIYQERKNLGKLIFPQILSAIDNNIKNTVFSYIPNTAETSFFGMVKEAQNYLNKKKEEQILAIGSKITSEQLHEILEVRPRIEKVAIKDAKLRTFITQDDSRDDLVAHVYDISYGSVEKGDNLVIIDDSIVRGTTLKKSILRILDRLSPKKIIVVSSAPQIRYPDCYGIDMAKLEDFIAFRAALSLHKDNDTMHKVEEIYHKCLEQTTSKDKDVINYVKEFYAPFTAEDISKKIGELLSPPDINSEVQIIYQTIENLHIACPKNLGDWYFTGNYPTPGGNRVVNRAFINFFEGKNQRAY
- a CDS encoding PfkB family carbohydrate kinase — translated: MGKLLIVGTVAFDEIETPFGKTDKILGGAATFIGLAASQFHVDSAIVSVVGEDLPQEYLQVLTRRNIDISGIEIVKGGKTFFWKGKYHNDLNSRDTLVTELNTLADFNPIVPKAYKNADVIMLGNLHPSIQMSVIDQMETKPKLIVLDTMNFWMDNALPELLEVIQHIDVITINDEEARQLTGEYSLVKAAQKIHTMGPEYVVIKKGEHGALLFHNGNIFFAPALPLEEVFDPTGAGDTFAGGFSGFLAASENITFENMKNAVIHGSNLASFCVERFGTERMESLEKEEVDERLHQFKQLTQFDIQLA
- a CDS encoding ribonuclease H1 domain-containing protein, which codes for MAKKEKFYTVWKGKRPGIYTTWNDCKAAISGYRGAQYKSFSTFDAAKKAYNGNYDDFKGKKKVGSELTQEQLLKIGRPNYHSISVDAASSGNPGIMEYQGVDTKTGKKLFKQGPFEEGTNNIGEFLAIVHGLAFLKEQKSDRIIYTDSRTAMSWVRKRTCNTKLKETSKNRVLFDLIRRALQWLKSNTYDTPIVKWETKAWGEIPADFGRK